Proteins encoded together in one Sphingomonas radiodurans window:
- a CDS encoding PAS domain S-box protein produces MNLVGDGRQFFKAEVGLGVRETPLETSFCAKALIEEEFLLVPDATLDPRFACNPLVTSEPHIRFYAGALLKTEDGLPIGTLCVLDYRPRDLTQLQQDTMHVLARQVMAQLELRRAVRERDSRYELARASEERLRLILDSARDYAIMTMDADRRITSWSAGAKTAFGWSEQDAFGRPIDDIFTLEDREAGVPQSEIAMAAAEGCASDIRWHLRADGSRVFMNGSTHPIVDGDGGRTGFLKIARNETRDREQVEELARTRTELIDSEARFRNMADHAPLMMWVTEPDGYCSYLNRRWYEFTGQTEEDALGLGWTKATHPDDEKMAGDAFLAACAAQAPFRVEYRLRRADGTYRWAIDAAAPRFAEDGSFLGHVGSVIDIDDRREAEDALRQANALLAAVMEAVPGVVYAKDRDGRMLAANRGTSELVGKPLEDVIGRTDLEFLDDPTQALEVMANDQRVMAQNRIEALEEVISLADGTGATWLSTKAPFRDAKGEVVGLVGSSIDISERKRAEEALRRFNETLEEQIEERSAALRLYRNIVQSDTAAVCAFDTEYRLIAFNQAHSDEFFRIYGHRVEIGEVFPDLFLPHQAQIMRDFMTRALAGEVFTVTQEFGDPDLAVPHWEVTYNPLRVEDGRVIGAFHHAIDITERLRAQADLAATQEALRQSQKMEAVGQLTGGLAHDFNNLLTGIMGNLELLQHRVARGRLDDLDRLVNAAQGASRRAASLTQRLLAFSRRQTLDPKPTDVNRLIAGMEDLLRRTVGATTDVEIVGAAGLWNAMIDPGQLENALLNLCINARDAMPYGGKITIETANKWLDDRTARERDLPPGQYLSICVTDTGTGMTPETVRRAFEPFFTTKPIGQGTGLGLSMIYGFARQSGGQVRIYSEVGQGTTMCIYLPRHLGDAAAEEDASAVLSANEGHGETILVVDDEATIRHLIDEVLDELGYTVIGAADGAAGLKVLQSGARIELLITDVGLPNGMNGRQVADAARAIRPDLKVLFITGYAENAAVGNGHLEPGMELLTKPFSLDDLTRKVRGMLGVV; encoded by the coding sequence GTGAACTTGGTTGGTGACGGGCGGCAATTCTTCAAGGCTGAGGTGGGGCTTGGCGTTCGCGAGACGCCACTTGAGACGTCATTTTGCGCCAAGGCGCTGATCGAAGAGGAGTTCCTCCTCGTTCCGGATGCGACGCTGGACCCACGCTTTGCTTGCAATCCGTTGGTAACGAGTGAGCCGCACATCCGCTTCTACGCTGGCGCGCTGTTAAAGACGGAGGATGGGTTGCCGATCGGAACGCTGTGCGTTCTCGACTATCGTCCGCGTGACCTGACGCAGCTTCAGCAGGACACGATGCACGTGCTTGCTCGCCAGGTCATGGCGCAGCTCGAACTCCGTCGGGCGGTGCGCGAGCGTGACAGTAGGTATGAATTGGCTCGCGCGAGCGAGGAACGCCTGCGGCTGATCCTCGACAGCGCGCGGGACTATGCCATCATGACGATGGATGCGGATCGCCGGATCACAAGCTGGTCGGCAGGAGCGAAAACCGCATTTGGATGGTCGGAACAGGACGCGTTCGGGCGTCCGATCGACGACATCTTCACTTTGGAAGATCGCGAAGCTGGCGTGCCCCAAAGCGAGATCGCCATGGCTGCCGCCGAGGGCTGCGCATCCGATATTCGGTGGCACTTGCGCGCCGACGGATCGCGCGTGTTCATGAATGGGTCGACGCACCCGATCGTTGACGGGGATGGCGGCCGTACCGGCTTTCTCAAGATTGCCAGAAATGAGACACGCGACCGCGAACAAGTCGAGGAACTGGCCCGCACGAGAACCGAGCTGATCGACAGCGAGGCCCGCTTCCGCAACATGGCCGACCACGCTCCGTTGATGATGTGGGTGACCGAGCCGGATGGCTATTGCAGCTACCTGAATCGTCGCTGGTACGAGTTCACCGGGCAGACCGAAGAAGACGCGCTTGGACTCGGCTGGACCAAGGCAACCCACCCCGACGACGAAAAGATGGCCGGAGATGCGTTTCTGGCGGCTTGCGCTGCGCAGGCTCCTTTTCGGGTCGAGTACCGGTTGCGCCGTGCGGATGGGACCTATCGCTGGGCGATCGATGCTGCGGCTCCCCGCTTCGCCGAAGACGGCAGCTTCCTCGGCCATGTCGGATCGGTCATCGACATCGACGACCGGCGCGAGGCGGAGGATGCGCTTCGGCAGGCCAATGCGCTGCTTGCGGCGGTGATGGAGGCCGTGCCGGGCGTGGTTTACGCCAAGGATCGCGACGGCCGCATGCTGGCAGCCAATCGGGGAACTTCCGAACTCGTCGGCAAGCCGCTCGAAGACGTGATCGGCCGGACGGATCTCGAATTTCTCGACGATCCAACCCAGGCGCTAGAGGTGATGGCCAACGATCAGCGCGTCATGGCGCAAAACCGGATCGAGGCTCTGGAAGAGGTGATCAGCCTTGCTGATGGAACTGGCGCAACTTGGCTGTCGACGAAAGCGCCATTTCGCGATGCCAAAGGCGAGGTGGTCGGCTTGGTCGGATCGTCGATCGACATCAGTGAGCGGAAACGCGCCGAGGAGGCGCTTCGAAGGTTCAACGAGACGCTGGAGGAGCAAATCGAGGAGCGCTCTGCGGCGCTGCGACTGTACCGAAACATCGTACAGTCAGACACTGCCGCGGTTTGCGCGTTCGACACCGAGTACCGCCTGATCGCCTTCAATCAGGCGCACAGCGACGAGTTCTTCCGCATCTACGGGCATCGCGTAGAAATTGGGGAGGTGTTTCCCGACCTGTTTCTGCCGCATCAAGCACAGATCATGCGAGACTTCATGACCCGCGCGCTCGCCGGCGAGGTCTTCACGGTCACGCAGGAGTTCGGGGATCCCGATCTGGCTGTGCCGCACTGGGAAGTGACGTATAATCCCCTCCGAGTGGAAGACGGGCGGGTGATCGGTGCCTTCCACCACGCGATCGACATTACCGAGCGATTGCGTGCGCAGGCCGATCTCGCCGCGACGCAGGAGGCGCTGCGCCAATCCCAGAAGATGGAGGCGGTGGGCCAGCTCACCGGCGGGTTGGCGCACGACTTCAACAATCTGCTTACCGGCATCATGGGCAACCTCGAGCTGCTCCAGCATCGAGTCGCGCGAGGTCGGCTGGACGATCTCGATCGGCTGGTGAATGCGGCCCAGGGCGCAAGCCGCCGGGCCGCATCGCTGACTCAGCGCCTTCTCGCCTTCTCCCGTCGGCAGACGCTTGATCCCAAGCCAACCGACGTGAACCGGCTGATTGCGGGCATGGAGGATCTTCTCCGCCGCACGGTCGGGGCGACCACCGATGTCGAGATCGTCGGCGCAGCCGGCTTGTGGAATGCAATGATCGATCCGGGGCAGCTGGAGAATGCGTTGCTCAACCTGTGCATCAACGCCCGGGACGCGATGCCCTATGGCGGGAAGATCACGATCGAGACGGCGAACAAGTGGCTCGACGACCGCACGGCCCGTGAGCGCGACTTGCCGCCGGGCCAATATTTGTCGATCTGCGTCACCGATACCGGCACCGGGATGACGCCGGAAACCGTCCGTCGGGCGTTCGAACCCTTCTTCACGACGAAGCCGATCGGCCAGGGCACCGGGCTTGGCCTGTCGATGATCTATGGGTTCGCGCGCCAATCGGGTGGGCAGGTCCGCATCTACTCCGAGGTCGGGCAGGGCACCACGATGTGCATCTATTTGCCGCGGCATCTCGGCGATGCGGCCGCAGAGGAAGACGCTTCAGCGGTGCTGTCGGCTAATGAAGGTCATGGCGAGACCATACTCGTCGTCGATGACGAAGCGACGATCCGTCACTTGATCGATGAGGTGCTCGACGAGCTCGGCTATACGGTGATCGGCGCCGCCGATGGGGCGGCCGGGCTCAAGGTTCTTCAATCGGGCGCGCGCATCGAACTGCTCATCACCGACGTGGGCCTGCCGAACGGCATGAACGGACGGCAGGTCGCAGATGCTGCTCGTGCGATCAGGCCGGACCTGAAGGTATTGTTCATTACGGGCTATGCTGAGAACGCGGCGGTGGGGAATGGGCATCTCGAGCCCGGCATGGAGCTGCTGACGAAGCCATTTTCGCTGGACGATCTCACCCGCAAGGTCCGAGGCATGCTGGGGGTCGTTTGA
- a CDS encoding FtsX-like permease family protein produces MASDAGLISGRLALTWLIGGEWRFHPARFLMTAIAIAVGVALGFAVHLVNGSALASFDGAMRGVSGGAELSIRGTSPLGFDERVYPRVVRAAGVADASPVVRLDARIGDARVAVLGVDVIRAAMVTPSLIGLRPNGPDTSNDAAFDEAMLFLSRRALVLTKSQIGAQVQVAANGRTASFRVAGTLAATDDAAVGVIDIAAAQWRFARLGRIDRLDLKLSDRAIAEPALAALLPRDAIVSTASAQNTQGDALSRAYRVNLDMLALVALLTGGFLVYSAQSLSVVRRQRAFALLRTLGMPQGGVVAAVIVEGIAIGLVGSAVGLAAGYGLAWAAIHWFGGDLGAGYFGRGNARVVFQPVAALGFFALGMLAACLGSALPARVAARAAPAAALKNAGDVLDPRQPVAWWPAAVLLVAGGGAALLPAIAGLPVFGFLGMALMLAGGVAGVPWFARTLLAPLARRQSGAVPGQLAVRHLYGAPGEAATALCGIVASTALMIAMATMVTSFRGAVDDWLGDVLGADLYARTTSGASFDPGTRRRMAATPGIATVAFSRQLPLTIAADRPPISLIARPERNSRDPLLVVIERAASLPAGALPIWVSEPAQRLYGWDPGETITLPIAGETRFVVAAIWRDYGRQAGAVIIDEGDYQRLTGDEGRDELSVTLTPGQDADRVAAAITARLPATLRGQVEITQPATLRRFALTLFDRSFAVTYLLEAVAILVGLAGVAATMSAQTIAREREFGMLRHLGLTRGQLTTMLATEGAMVGLTGALAGIGLGLLLAQVLIHVINPQSFNWTMATRVPVGTLIGVAVALTGAAAATAVLAGRRATARSAVQSVREDW; encoded by the coding sequence GTGGCCAGTGACGCGGGGCTGATCTCAGGCCGGCTGGCGCTCACCTGGCTGATCGGCGGCGAGTGGCGGTTCCATCCCGCGCGATTCCTGATGACGGCGATCGCGATCGCGGTCGGCGTGGCGCTGGGGTTTGCTGTCCACTTGGTGAATGGCTCGGCGCTGGCGTCGTTCGACGGCGCGATGCGGGGCGTGAGCGGTGGCGCCGAGCTGTCGATCCGGGGGACCAGCCCGCTGGGGTTCGACGAGCGCGTCTATCCACGTGTCGTGCGCGCCGCTGGCGTGGCGGACGCCAGTCCCGTCGTCCGGCTCGACGCGCGCATCGGCGATGCGCGTGTGGCGGTACTGGGCGTCGACGTGATCCGTGCCGCGATGGTGACGCCGTCGCTGATCGGACTGCGCCCGAACGGCCCCGATACCAGCAACGACGCGGCCTTCGACGAGGCTATGCTGTTCCTGTCGCGTCGGGCGCTTGTGCTGACGAAGTCGCAAATCGGCGCGCAGGTGCAGGTAGCGGCGAACGGGCGGACGGCCTCCTTCCGGGTCGCGGGTACGCTCGCCGCAACCGACGATGCGGCAGTCGGCGTCATCGACATCGCGGCCGCGCAGTGGCGCTTCGCCAGGCTGGGGCGGATTGACCGGCTGGACCTGAAGCTGTCAGATCGCGCCATCGCAGAGCCTGCGCTGGCCGCCCTGCTGCCGCGCGATGCGATCGTGTCCACGGCGTCGGCGCAGAACACGCAGGGCGATGCGCTGTCGCGGGCGTATCGCGTTAATCTGGACATGCTGGCGCTCGTCGCGCTGCTGACCGGCGGCTTCCTCGTCTATTCGGCGCAGTCGCTGTCGGTCGTCCGGCGGCAACGCGCCTTTGCGCTGCTGCGCACGCTCGGCATGCCGCAGGGCGGCGTCGTGGCGGCCGTGATCGTTGAGGGGATCGCGATCGGCCTGGTCGGGTCCGCTGTGGGCCTCGCGGCGGGCTACGGACTCGCCTGGGCAGCGATTCACTGGTTCGGCGGCGATCTGGGCGCGGGATATTTCGGCCGGGGCAATGCGCGCGTCGTGTTCCAGCCAGTCGCGGCGCTGGGCTTCTTCGCGCTGGGGATGCTGGCCGCGTGCCTCGGCAGCGCACTGCCGGCGCGCGTTGCGGCGCGGGCTGCGCCTGCCGCCGCGCTGAAGAACGCCGGCGACGTGCTCGATCCGCGTCAACCGGTCGCCTGGTGGCCGGCGGCGGTGCTGCTGGTGGCGGGCGGCGGCGCCGCGCTCCTGCCGGCGATAGCGGGACTGCCGGTGTTCGGGTTCCTCGGCATGGCGCTGATGCTGGCGGGCGGGGTGGCGGGGGTGCCCTGGTTTGCCAGGACACTGCTGGCCCCGCTGGCCCGACGACAGTCTGGCGCGGTGCCGGGTCAACTCGCGGTGCGCCATCTGTACGGCGCGCCGGGCGAGGCAGCGACAGCGCTGTGCGGGATCGTTGCCTCCACCGCACTGATGATCGCGATGGCGACGATGGTGACGAGCTTTCGCGGCGCGGTCGACGACTGGCTGGGCGACGTGCTGGGTGCTGATCTCTACGCGCGCACCACTTCGGGCGCTTCCTTCGACCCGGGCACCCGGAGGCGTATGGCCGCCACGCCGGGCATCGCGACTGTTGCGTTCAGCCGGCAATTGCCGCTGACTATCGCTGCCGATCGCCCACCGATCAGCCTGATCGCGCGGCCGGAGCGGAACAGCCGCGATCCGCTGCTGGTGGTGATCGAGCGCGCAGCATCGCTGCCAGCCGGCGCGCTTCCGATATGGGTCTCGGAACCCGCGCAACGGCTGTACGGATGGGATCCTGGCGAGACGATCACGCTGCCGATCGCTGGCGAGACCCGCTTCGTGGTCGCCGCGATCTGGCGCGATTACGGGCGACAGGCCGGCGCGGTGATCATCGACGAGGGTGACTATCAGCGGCTGACCGGCGACGAGGGGCGGGACGAACTTTCCGTGACGCTGACGCCCGGCCAGGACGCGGACCGCGTCGCCGCTGCCATTACCGCGCGCTTGCCCGCCACGCTTCGCGGCCAAGTCGAGATCACGCAGCCGGCAACGCTGCGGCGGTTTGCGCTTACGCTGTTCGACCGCAGCTTCGCAGTTACCTATCTGCTCGAAGCAGTTGCGATCCTGGTTGGCCTCGCGGGCGTCGCGGCGACGATGTCGGCGCAGACGATCGCGCGCGAGCGGGAGTTCGGCATGTTGCGGCACCTCGGCCTCACGCGCGGCCAACTGACGACGATGCTAGCGACCGAGGGCGCCATGGTCGGGCTGACCGGGGCGCTGGCTGGGATCGGCCTTGGCTTGCTGCTCGCGCAGGTGTTGATCCACGTCATCAACCCGCAATCGTTCAACTGGACGATGGCGACGCGGGTGCCTGTAGGTACGCTGATCGGGGTGGCGGTGGCGTTGACGGGCGCGGCGGCGGCCACGGCAGTGCTCGCGGGGCGGCGGGCGACCGCGCGAAGTGCCGTTCAATCGGTAAGGGAGGATTGGTGA
- a CDS encoding serine hydrolase domain-containing protein, with amino-acid sequence MNVASFSGFPAWRKGGVALACLLPCLLATACDGQTPPSAAVVEPAVTPATKGLDAATMRDTVAAASRFPRIRSLLVLRDGETLAAHVFNGGPPLDQPVNIKSASKSVMSALIGIAIGRGAITVDQPILPLLRRDAPAQPDPRLARVTIGNLLSMQAGLERTSGEFYGRWVSSPNWVRYALARPFVAEPGTQMLYSTGSTHLLSALLTRTTGKSTLANAREWLGEPLGITIPSWTADPQGIYFGGNEMSLSPRALARFGELYRLDGVIDGRRVLPAGWVDQSWTPRTTSPWSGLRYGYGWFLSEARGHPVRFAWGYGGQMVYILPDLKLTVVMTSDPGGARDSDHIGALFGLLSDGIVPAAERGAS; translated from the coding sequence ATGAACGTCGCGTCCTTTTCGGGCTTTCCTGCATGGCGGAAGGGAGGCGTCGCGCTGGCGTGCCTTTTGCCGTGTCTGCTTGCCACCGCCTGCGACGGCCAGACACCACCGTCCGCAGCGGTCGTCGAGCCGGCGGTCACGCCGGCAACCAAGGGGCTCGATGCAGCGACGATGCGCGACACCGTCGCTGCAGCCTCGCGCTTTCCGCGCATCCGATCGCTCCTCGTGCTACGCGATGGCGAGACGCTCGCAGCACACGTCTTCAATGGTGGACCGCCGCTCGACCAGCCGGTGAACATCAAGTCGGCGTCCAAGTCGGTGATGTCGGCCTTGATCGGCATTGCGATCGGACGCGGCGCGATCACCGTCGATCAGCCGATCCTGCCGCTGCTGCGTCGGGATGCGCCGGCACAACCCGACCCGCGGCTGGCGCGCGTCACGATCGGTAACCTGCTTTCCATGCAGGCGGGACTGGAGCGGACGTCGGGTGAATTCTACGGGCGCTGGGTGTCGAGCCCGAACTGGGTACGCTATGCCCTCGCAAGGCCGTTTGTCGCCGAACCGGGTACGCAGATGCTGTATTCGACCGGGTCGACGCACCTGCTGTCCGCCTTGCTGACCCGCACGACCGGGAAGAGCACGCTGGCCAATGCACGCGAATGGCTCGGCGAGCCGCTTGGTATCACGATCCCGTCATGGACGGCCGATCCACAGGGCATCTATTTTGGCGGCAACGAGATGAGCTTGTCGCCGCGGGCGCTTGCCCGGTTCGGGGAGCTTTACCGGCTCGACGGCGTGATCGACGGCCGCCGCGTTCTGCCGGCGGGATGGGTTGACCAAAGTTGGACGCCGCGCACGACCTCGCCGTGGAGCGGCCTGCGCTATGGGTATGGCTGGTTCCTGTCCGAGGCGAGGGGACACCCCGTTCGCTTCGCGTGGGGATATGGCGGCCAGATGGTCTACATACTGCCCGATCTGAAGCTGACGGTGGTGATGACGTCGGATCCAGGCGGTGCTCGCGACAGCGACCATATAGGAGCCCTGTTCGGCCTCCTCTCTGACGGTATCGTCCCTGCCGCGGAGCGCGGCGCGAGTTGA
- the glsA gene encoding glutaminase A gives MASGEVVTAGEAGTGFPIQSISKVFALDMALSSEGDELFKRVGREPSGDSFNSIIDLERTSGLPRNPFVNAGALVVVDILVEKLADDWQASAVAEEIRERAGLARIGADDDVLASEHEGGDLNRAMMSFMRHHGNLHSDPDEVMEAYVHQCAIVLDCCGLAKAGIPFSRTRRSPDDEAADARARRRRRVLALMMTCGHYDGSGDFAMRVGLPAKSGVGGGILAIVPDVASIAVWSPNLDQHGNSILGVRALEMLCDRTGWSVFGPPLVSAAA, from the coding sequence TTGGCGTCCGGCGAGGTCGTCACCGCCGGCGAGGCAGGAACGGGCTTTCCGATCCAGAGCATCTCCAAGGTTTTCGCACTCGACATGGCACTGTCATCGGAGGGAGACGAACTGTTCAAACGTGTCGGCCGCGAGCCGTCCGGCGATTCATTCAATTCGATCATCGACCTGGAGCGAACCTCGGGACTCCCGCGCAACCCGTTCGTCAATGCCGGCGCGTTGGTCGTGGTCGACATCCTCGTCGAGAAACTGGCGGACGACTGGCAAGCCAGCGCCGTCGCGGAGGAAATCCGTGAAAGGGCCGGATTGGCGCGGATCGGCGCCGACGATGATGTGCTGGCGTCCGAGCACGAGGGCGGTGACCTCAACCGGGCCATGATGAGTTTTATGCGTCACCACGGGAACCTCCACTCCGATCCGGACGAAGTGATGGAAGCTTATGTCCACCAATGCGCCATCGTGCTCGACTGCTGCGGGCTTGCCAAAGCCGGGATTCCGTTCAGCAGGACGCGGCGTAGCCCGGATGACGAGGCTGCAGATGCGCGTGCACGCCGCCGACGCAGGGTGCTCGCGCTGATGATGACGTGCGGTCACTATGACGGGTCGGGCGATTTCGCGATGCGCGTCGGCCTGCCAGCGAAGAGCGGCGTCGGCGGCGGCATCCTCGCCATCGTGCCGGATGTCGCATCGATTGCGGTGTGGTCGCCGAACCTCGACCAGCATGGCAACAGCATTCTCGGCGTGCGGGCGCTGGAGATGCTATGTGATCGGACGGGATGGTCTGTGTTCGGCCCGCCACTCGTGTCAGCTGCGGCATGA
- a CDS encoding FAD-dependent oxidoreductase produces MTILLDRRRLLGAAGALALPGCTAARIASTSTSAACLPPVNVARERVIRSVAGLRPFRPAGFRVEREALGDKALVHNYGHGGAGITLSWGTSKLAVDLGLPGHTGPVAVLGAGIVGLTTARLVQEAGFPVTVYTAALPPETTSNIAGGQIHAYGYFNRSMVTPAWLAQAERAEDYSWRRFQIMVGDDYGIHWVPTYVESGSRPGPHMPAYQALDPKAWPFGGERLLRYDTMYVETGRFLRELTKDIQLAGGNIVVRRFAAPADVMRLPETLVFNCTGLGAGALFGDPTIYPIRGQLAILLPQPEIRYAYTGSAGYMFPRSDGIVLGGTYEEHVGDPTPQPETIEGIIASHRKLFARFRC; encoded by the coding sequence GTGACCATTCTCCTCGATCGCCGCCGCCTGCTTGGTGCAGCTGGCGCACTCGCGCTGCCCGGCTGCACCGCGGCGCGCATCGCGTCCACGTCGACATCCGCCGCCTGCCTGCCTCCGGTGAATGTCGCGCGCGAGCGCGTCATTCGTAGCGTCGCGGGCTTGCGCCCCTTCCGCCCGGCCGGATTTCGCGTCGAACGCGAGGCGCTTGGCGACAAAGCGCTGGTCCACAATTACGGCCATGGTGGCGCCGGGATCACGCTGAGCTGGGGCACGTCGAAACTCGCGGTCGATCTCGGTCTGCCTGGGCATACCGGGCCGGTCGCGGTGCTCGGCGCCGGCATCGTCGGGCTTACCACGGCGCGGCTTGTGCAGGAGGCGGGCTTCCCAGTCACCGTCTACACCGCTGCACTGCCACCCGAGACGACCTCGAACATCGCAGGTGGCCAGATCCACGCTTATGGTTATTTTAATCGTTCGATGGTGACGCCCGCATGGCTCGCCCAAGCAGAGCGTGCCGAGGATTACAGCTGGCGCCGCTTCCAGATCATGGTCGGCGACGACTATGGCATCCATTGGGTACCGACCTACGTCGAGAGCGGCAGCCGACCGGGCCCGCATATGCCGGCCTATCAGGCTCTCGACCCCAAAGCCTGGCCGTTCGGCGGCGAACGGCTGCTGCGCTACGACACGATGTACGTCGAGACCGGCCGCTTTCTTCGCGAGTTGACGAAGGATATCCAACTCGCCGGTGGCAACATCGTTGTTCGGCGTTTCGCCGCGCCCGCCGACGTCATGCGGCTACCAGAAACGTTGGTGTTCAACTGCACGGGGCTGGGCGCCGGCGCCTTGTTCGGCGATCCGACCATCTACCCCATTCGGGGTCAGCTCGCGATCCTGCTCCCGCAGCCCGAAATCCGCTACGCCTACACGGGCAGTGCCGGATACATGTTCCCGCGATCGGACGGCATTGTGCTTGGCGGCACCTATGAAGAGCATGTCGGCGACCCGACGCCCCAACCTGAAACGATAGAGGGGATCATAGCGTCGCACCGGAAGCTGTTCGCTCGGTTCCGCTGCTGA
- a CDS encoding ABC transporter ATP-binding protein — protein MVRGLTKSVPGPRRLFQHLDLAVASGELVAIIGESGVGKSTLLNILAGLDEVDGGSVAIDGVDLGNLDETARTRLRRERIGFVFQAFHILPYLTLRQNVALPLALVSPGAAAAEQRAEAMLDAVGLGGRGEGYARDLSGGELQRVAIARALVHRPALILADEPTGNLDPETAARVLSLFAGAVRDHGAAGVMVTHSAASAAIADRVLTLGAEGLVDRRGQ, from the coding sequence GTGGTTCGCGGGCTGACCAAGTCGGTTCCGGGCCCGCGCCGGCTGTTCCAGCATCTCGATCTCGCGGTAGCGTCCGGCGAGTTGGTTGCAATCATTGGGGAGTCAGGCGTCGGCAAATCCACGCTTCTCAACATCCTCGCTGGCCTTGACGAAGTGGACGGTGGCAGCGTCGCGATCGATGGGGTTGACCTCGGCAACTTGGACGAGACCGCTCGCACGCGGCTGAGGCGCGAGCGGATCGGCTTTGTGTTTCAGGCCTTCCACATCCTTCCCTACCTGACGTTGCGGCAGAACGTCGCCTTGCCGCTAGCGCTGGTTTCCCCGGGCGCCGCCGCCGCGGAGCAGCGCGCAGAGGCAATGCTCGATGCGGTCGGACTGGGTGGGCGCGGTGAGGGCTACGCGCGGGATCTCTCCGGCGGAGAGCTTCAGCGCGTCGCCATCGCAAGGGCGTTGGTCCATCGTCCCGCGCTGATCCTGGCCGACGAGCCGACGGGCAACCTCGATCCGGAGACGGCGGCGCGCGTGCTGTCGTTGTTTGCCGGGGCGGTGCGCGATCATGGCGCCGCCGGGGTCATGGTCACGCATTCCGCGGCGAGCGCGGCAATCGCCGACCGCGTGCTGACGCTGGGCGCCGAGGGGCTGGTCGACCGGCGTGGCCAGTGA